The Chryseobacterium suipulveris genome window below encodes:
- a CDS encoding fumarate reductase/succinate dehydrogenase flavoprotein subunit: MSKLDSRIPAGPLADKWKNHKDHMNLVAPNNRDKIDVIVVGTGLAGGSAAATLAEQGYNVKAFCYQDSPRRAHSIAAQGGINAAKNYQGDGDSVYRLFYDTIKGGDYRAREANVYRLAEVSANIIDQCVSQGVPFGRDYGGQLDNRSFGGVQVKRTFYAKGQTGQQLLLGAYSAMSRQIGKGRIKMYNRHEMLDLVIVDGKARGIIARNLVTGEIEKHSAHAVVIASGGYGNVYFLSTNAMGSNVSAAWKIHKKGAYFANPCYVQIHPTCIPVHGTQQSKLTLMSESLRNSGRIWVPKKIEDAVAIREGKLRPENIKEEDRDYYLERRYPAFGNLVPRDVASRAAKERCDAGFGIENNDTKEGVYLDFSTEIMKKGKEAALEKNIHNPTEKQIYDLGKAWVEEKYGNLFVMYEKITDDNPYVTPMKIYPAVHYTMGGIWVDYNLQSTIPGCFVIGEANFSDHGANRLGASALMQGLADGYFVLPYTIADYLSADIRTGAIPTNTPEFDEAAKGIQDKIDFFLNNNGKHSVDYFHKKLGHIMWNKVGMGRTPEGLQEAIKEIAEVREEFWRDVRVPGSNDEMNPELEKAFRVADFLELGQLMAKDALERRESCGGHFRWDHSTPEGEAKRDDANFKYVAAWEYKGDDINQEVMHKEDLIYENIEVKTRSYK; this comes from the coding sequence ATGAGCAAATTAGATTCAAGAATTCCAGCCGGACCTTTAGCCGACAAATGGAAAAATCATAAAGACCATATGAACCTCGTTGCACCCAACAACCGCGACAAAATTGACGTGATCGTTGTGGGTACAGGTTTAGCGGGAGGTTCTGCTGCTGCAACTTTAGCGGAGCAGGGTTATAATGTGAAAGCATTCTGCTACCAGGACTCACCAAGAAGAGCGCACTCTATTGCGGCGCAAGGTGGGATCAATGCGGCAAAAAATTATCAAGGAGACGGCGACTCGGTGTACCGATTATTCTACGACACCATCAAAGGTGGAGATTACCGCGCAAGAGAAGCCAACGTTTACCGTTTGGCGGAAGTTTCTGCAAATATTATCGACCAGTGTGTTTCACAGGGAGTTCCGTTTGGTAGAGATTACGGCGGACAATTAGATAACCGTTCGTTCGGTGGAGTTCAGGTAAAAAGAACGTTCTATGCAAAAGGACAAACCGGACAACAGTTACTTTTAGGAGCATATTCTGCAATGAGCCGACAAATCGGGAAAGGTAGAATCAAAATGTACAACCGTCACGAGATGCTCGACTTGGTTATCGTTGACGGAAAAGCAAGAGGAATTATCGCAAGAAACCTCGTAACCGGTGAGATCGAAAAACATTCGGCGCACGCTGTCGTAATCGCTTCCGGAGGTTATGGAAATGTTTACTTCCTTTCAACCAACGCGATGGGATCCAATGTTTCTGCGGCATGGAAAATCCATAAAAAAGGAGCGTACTTCGCAAATCCTTGCTATGTGCAGATTCACCCAACCTGTATTCCTGTACACGGAACGCAGCAGAGTAAATTGACTTTGATGTCGGAATCGCTCAGAAACTCAGGAAGAATCTGGGTTCCAAAGAAAATTGAAGACGCGGTTGCAATTAGGGAAGGCAAACTTCGCCCTGAAAATATCAAAGAAGAAGACCGCGACTATTACCTTGAAAGAAGATATCCTGCTTTCGGAAACCTCGTTCCGCGCGACGTTGCTTCCAGAGCGGCAAAAGAAAGATGTGACGCCGGTTTCGGAATCGAGAACAATGATACCAAAGAAGGAGTTTATCTTGATTTCTCTACAGAAATTATGAAGAAAGGTAAAGAAGCGGCACTCGAGAAAAATATCCACAACCCAACAGAAAAACAGATTTATGATTTAGGAAAAGCTTGGGTAGAAGAAAAATACGGAAACCTTTTCGTGATGTATGAAAAAATTACCGACGACAATCCGTATGTAACTCCGATGAAGATTTATCCGGCAGTTCACTACACGATGGGCGGAATCTGGGTTGATTACAATCTGCAGTCCACGATTCCTGGTTGTTTCGTAATCGGTGAAGCGAATTTCTCCGACCACGGAGCGAACAGATTGGGAGCTTCCGCATTGATGCAGGGATTAGCCGATGGTTATTTCGTGCTTCCTTACACGATTGCCGATTATCTTTCTGCAGACATCAGAACAGGAGCAATTCCAACCAATACTCCTGAATTTGACGAGGCAGCGAAGGGTATTCAAGACAAAATCGATTTCTTCCTTAATAATAATGGAAAACACTCGGTAGATTATTTCCACAAAAAACTGGGACACATTATGTGGAACAAGGTAGGAATGGGAAGAACTCCTGAAGGTTTGCAGGAGGCGATCAAAGAAATTGCCGAAGTACGTGAGGAATTCTGGAGAGATGTAAGAGTTCCCGGATCGAATGACGAAATGAATCCCGAACTGGAAAAAGCGTTCAGAGTTGCAGACTTCCTGGAACTGGGACAGCTGATGGCGAAAGACGCTTTGGAAAGAAGAGAATCCTGCGGTGGACATTTCCGTTGGGACCACTCAACTCCGGAAGGAGAGGCGAAAAGAGACGACGCCAACTTCAAGTACGTTGCAGCTTGGGAATACAAAGGTGACGACATTAATCAGGAGGTGATGCACAAAGAAGACCTGATCTATGAAAATATTGAAGTGAAAACAAGAAGTTATAAATAA
- a CDS encoding succinate dehydrogenase cytochrome b subunit produces the protein MAGFTGSTIGRKYAMALSAMFLLIFLVMHLSVNMLSVFSENAFNGASYFMGYNPAVQFLMQPILVFAVMFHFIMGFVLEIKNNKARPVKYAVNGSAANSTWMSRNMIISGAVILAFLGLHMYDFWLHEMNYKYVPGNGDPNDMTRFWGELHHKFSELWRVVLYVISFILLGLHLAHGFQSSFQSIGARHPKYTPMIKTLGKWYSILIPAGFIFIALYHFLTQS, from the coding sequence ATGGCAGGATTTACAGGTTCTACTATTGGTAGAAAGTATGCAATGGCATTGTCTGCAATGTTTTTGCTGATTTTTCTTGTGATGCACCTTTCGGTTAATATGCTTTCCGTTTTCAGCGAAAACGCGTTCAACGGTGCGTCCTATTTCATGGGATATAATCCCGCGGTTCAGTTTCTGATGCAGCCGATCCTTGTTTTTGCGGTGATGTTTCACTTCATCATGGGGTTTGTGCTCGAAATAAAGAACAACAAAGCAAGGCCGGTAAAATATGCGGTGAATGGTTCTGCGGCCAACTCAACCTGGATGTCGAGAAATATGATTATTTCGGGCGCGGTAATTCTTGCGTTTCTTGGTCTGCATATGTATGACTTCTGGCTGCACGAGATGAATTACAAGTATGTTCCCGGAAATGGCGATCCAAATGATATGACGAGATTCTGGGGCGAGCTTCACCATAAATTCAGTGAACTTTGGCGTGTTGTACTTTATGTGATTTCCTTTATTCTATTAGGATTACACTTGGCACACGGTTTCCAATCGTCGTTCCAGTCAATCGGGGCGAGACATCCGAAATATACGCCGATGATCAAGACTTTAGGAAAATGGTATTCGATCCTAATTCCTGCAGGTTTTATTTTTATTGCACTGTACCACTTTCTAACTCAATCATAA